Proteins from a single region of Abyssalbus ytuae:
- a CDS encoding peroxiredoxin, translating into MSIVGKKFPNLSVNAMNEMGDTFKINVLEEAINNKKKIILFWYPKDFTFVCPTELHAFQAALGEFDKRNTMVIGASCDTAEVHFAWLNTSKDNGGIEGVTYPLLADSNRNLASTLGILDVTNEQYDDETGVVLVDGDNVTYRATFLIDEEGTVFHESVNHMPVGRNVSEFLRLIDAYTHVQEKGEVCPANWEEGKEAMNATRDGVASYLSAN; encoded by the coding sequence ATGTCAATTGTAGGTAAAAAATTTCCAAATTTAAGCGTTAACGCGATGAACGAAATGGGCGACACTTTTAAAATCAATGTTTTGGAAGAAGCCATAAATAATAAAAAGAAAATTATACTTTTCTGGTATCCAAAAGATTTTACTTTTGTTTGTCCTACTGAGTTACATGCTTTTCAGGCTGCCCTTGGCGAGTTTGACAAAAGAAACACTATGGTAATTGGTGCTTCATGTGATACTGCCGAAGTTCATTTTGCATGGTTAAATACTTCAAAAGATAATGGCGGTATAGAAGGAGTTACTTATCCTTTATTAGCAGATAGTAACAGAAATCTTGCAAGTACCCTGGGCATTTTAGATGTTACCAACGAACAATATGATGATGAAACAGGTGTTGTTTTGGTAGACGGTGATAATGTAACTTACAGAGCTACTTTTTTAATCGATGAGGAAGGAACTGTTTTTCATGAGAGTGTAAATCATATGCCTGTGGGTAGAAATGTATCAGAATTTTTAAGATTAATAGATGCTTATACCCATGTTCAGGAAAAAGGCGAAGTGTGCCCTGCCAACTGGGAAGAAGGTAAAGAAGCTATGAATGCCACAAGAGATGGTGTAGCCTCTTATTTAAGTGCAAACTAA
- the ribB gene encoding 3,4-dihydroxy-2-butanone-4-phosphate synthase: MITQTISQVEFKLNTIQEAIEDIRKGKVIIVVDDEDRENEGDFVAAAEKVTPEMINFMATHGRGLICAPLTENRCRALDLGMMVANNTDVMETAFTVSVDLRGNGVTTGISASDRAKTVKALIDPETKPFELSRPGHIFPLIAKEGGVLRRTGHTEAAIDFARLAGFIPAGVIVEIMNEDGSMARLPQLSEVAKKFDLKIVSIEDLIAYRMQHDSLIDKKEDFEIKTRFGDFRLRAYQQTTNNQIHIALTKGNWKNDEPVLTRINSTLVNNDILGTLTNNADKKLDLMFKLINTEGKGAIIFINQESQSLNLLKRIEELHDLQKKGELKAPPVTMDKKDYGIGAQILHDIGIHKLRLISNSGQTKRVGMIGYGLEIVDYVNY; encoded by the coding sequence ATGATTACACAAACAATAAGTCAAGTGGAGTTTAAATTAAACACAATTCAGGAAGCAATAGAAGATATTCGCAAAGGAAAAGTAATTATTGTGGTAGATGATGAAGACCGTGAAAACGAAGGGGATTTTGTTGCTGCTGCAGAGAAAGTAACTCCTGAAATGATTAATTTCATGGCTACCCATGGAAGGGGACTTATTTGTGCTCCTCTAACCGAAAATCGATGTAGAGCTCTTGATTTAGGAATGATGGTGGCAAATAACACCGATGTAATGGAAACCGCTTTTACCGTATCGGTAGATTTAAGGGGAAATGGTGTAACCACAGGTATCTCGGCTTCTGACAGGGCAAAAACCGTTAAAGCCCTGATTGATCCTGAAACTAAACCTTTTGAATTGAGCAGACCGGGGCATATTTTTCCACTTATAGCAAAAGAAGGCGGAGTATTAAGAAGAACAGGCCATACGGAAGCTGCTATTGATTTCGCACGATTGGCAGGTTTTATACCCGCCGGCGTGATTGTAGAAATCATGAATGAAGACGGTTCTATGGCCAGACTCCCTCAATTAAGTGAAGTTGCTAAAAAATTTGACCTCAAAATAGTATCAATTGAAGATTTAATCGCTTACAGAATGCAGCATGACAGCCTTATTGATAAAAAAGAGGATTTTGAAATTAAAACCCGCTTTGGTGATTTTAGGCTGAGAGCTTATCAGCAAACCACAAATAATCAGATTCATATTGCACTTACAAAGGGAAACTGGAAAAATGATGAACCTGTTTTAACAAGAATCAACTCTACATTGGTTAATAATGATATTTTGGGAACTTTGACCAATAACGCCGACAAAAAACTGGATTTAATGTTTAAATTAATAAATACTGAGGGGAAAGGGGCAATTATTTTCATTAACCAGGAAAGTCAGTCATTAAACTTATTAAAAAGAATAGAAGAATTACACGACCTGCAAAAAAAAGGAGAGTTAAAAGCCCCCCCTGTTACCATGGATAAAAAAGATTATGGTATAGGAGCTCAAATATTACACGATATAGGAATACACAAATTACGCCTTATATCCAACTCCGGGCAAACCAAACGTGTGGGAATGATTGGCTATGGCTTAGAGATTGTAGATTATGTGAACTATTAA
- a CDS encoding thioredoxin family protein — translation MLQELENDNLSQVISENENVIVQYSAGWCGNCRIMKPKFKKFSGEYNNTKFYIVDAEKYPESRKLANVSNLPTFAAFKNGEVINQVQTNKTEVLKSFLDETTNN, via the coding sequence ATGTTACAAGAACTGGAAAACGATAATTTATCGCAGGTAATATCTGAAAATGAAAATGTAATAGTACAATATTCGGCTGGTTGGTGTGGCAATTGCCGTATTATGAAACCTAAATTCAAAAAATTTTCAGGAGAATATAACAATACTAAGTTTTATATAGTAGACGCGGAAAAATATCCGGAGTCAAGAAAACTGGCTAATGTGAGTAACTTGCCAACGTTTGCCGCTTTCAAAAACGGCGAGGTAATTAACCAGGTTCAAACTAATAAAACTGAGGTATTAAAATCTTTTTTAGATGAAACTACCAATAATTAA
- a CDS encoding DNA translocase FtsK, with product MARKKKTQKISSSKNKQSTTKNFKKQKIIFGSLLMLLSIALIIAFVSFFYTWKVDQSQLEDFANKTVETKNWLSKFGASVSDFFIHKGFGIASFIFAGLLFITGLLYVIDVEKKKLINRWFWGTLIAVWLSVLLGFYATKKPFLGGTIGYELNDFLQVYIGKIGVALLLVFVLIIYLVGRLGFTPDKLVSYFRSKSEEINNELNNTKQQKAVAKEKTPSFDLTPGNDGPMVTDYKVDKTSDVDIENSFEIKIAKEEPVKPFIKKEEPLQDLKIEVEKGNTEKEVKDNLSDKLVKDFGEFDPKLELSNYKFPTLDLLNDYGGSGSITINQEELEENKNRIVETLKNYKIGIAQIKATIGPTVTLYEIVPEAGIRISKIKNLEDDIALSLSALGIRIIAPIPGKGTIGIEVPNKKSTIVSMRSVIASSKFQNAEMELPVAFGKTISNETFVVDLAKMPHLLMAGATGQGKSVGLNAILTSLVYKKHPAEVKFVLVDPKKVELTLFNKIERHFLAKLPDSEEAIITDNTKVIYTLNSLCIEMDNRYEMLKNALVRNIKEYNTKFKARKLNPNEGHKFLPYIVLVVDEFADLIMTAGKEVETPIARLAQLARAVGIHLIIATQRPSVNVITGIIKANFPARVAFRVTSKIDSRTILDSPGADQLIGRGDMLYTQGNDLTRLQCAFVDTPEVSKITEFIGSQRAYPDAHLLPEYVGEESGTGIDIDVSERDALFNEAAEVIVAAQQGSASLLQRKLKLGYNRAGRLIDQLEAAGIVGPFEGSKARQVLITDMIQLQQLLENEKNNN from the coding sequence ATGGCGCGTAAGAAGAAAACTCAAAAAATATCCTCTTCAAAAAATAAGCAGTCTACCACAAAAAATTTTAAAAAACAAAAAATAATATTTGGTAGTTTACTTATGCTCTTAAGTATTGCCCTAATTATAGCTTTTGTTTCTTTTTTCTATACATGGAAGGTTGATCAGTCACAACTTGAAGATTTTGCCAACAAAACTGTTGAAACTAAAAACTGGCTTAGCAAATTCGGGGCATCGGTTAGTGATTTTTTTATCCATAAAGGTTTTGGAATAGCATCATTTATTTTTGCAGGTTTATTATTCATCACAGGCCTGTTGTATGTAATAGATGTTGAGAAAAAAAAACTTATAAACAGATGGTTTTGGGGCACCTTAATAGCGGTATGGCTCTCAGTATTATTAGGGTTTTATGCCACAAAAAAACCTTTTTTAGGAGGTACAATTGGTTACGAACTTAATGATTTCTTACAAGTTTATATTGGTAAGATTGGAGTAGCATTGTTACTTGTATTCGTATTAATAATTTATTTAGTCGGACGCTTAGGATTTACCCCAGATAAACTGGTTAGTTATTTCAGGTCAAAAAGTGAAGAAATAAATAATGAGCTTAACAATACTAAACAACAAAAAGCAGTAGCTAAAGAAAAAACACCTTCATTTGACCTTACCCCCGGCAATGATGGCCCTATGGTAACAGACTATAAAGTAGATAAAACTTCGGATGTTGACATTGAAAATTCATTTGAAATAAAAATCGCAAAAGAAGAACCTGTAAAACCTTTTATTAAAAAAGAAGAACCCCTTCAGGACTTAAAAATAGAAGTTGAAAAAGGAAATACAGAAAAAGAAGTAAAAGATAATCTGTCTGATAAGCTTGTTAAAGACTTTGGGGAATTTGATCCAAAATTAGAACTCAGCAATTATAAGTTTCCTACTCTTGACCTCCTTAATGATTATGGAGGCAGTGGTAGTATTACCATTAACCAGGAAGAATTAGAAGAAAACAAAAATAGAATTGTTGAAACCCTTAAAAATTATAAAATAGGAATTGCCCAGATTAAAGCCACTATCGGGCCAACCGTTACCCTATACGAAATTGTACCGGAAGCAGGAATAAGAATATCAAAAATTAAAAACCTTGAAGACGACATTGCCTTGTCTCTCTCGGCACTGGGTATTAGAATTATTGCTCCTATACCGGGCAAAGGTACTATTGGTATAGAGGTACCCAATAAAAAATCTACAATCGTATCAATGCGATCTGTAATAGCATCCTCTAAATTTCAAAATGCCGAAATGGAATTACCGGTTGCTTTTGGTAAAACCATCAGCAATGAAACTTTTGTGGTAGATTTAGCAAAAATGCCCCACCTGCTTATGGCAGGGGCTACCGGGCAAGGTAAATCAGTTGGTCTGAACGCAATTCTTACATCTTTGGTTTATAAAAAGCATCCGGCCGAGGTAAAATTTGTCCTGGTAGATCCTAAAAAAGTAGAACTGACATTATTCAATAAAATTGAACGTCATTTTCTTGCAAAACTACCGGATAGTGAAGAAGCTATTATAACTGATAATACAAAAGTAATTTATACCCTTAATTCCTTGTGTATTGAGATGGATAATCGTTACGAAATGCTTAAAAATGCCCTGGTTCGTAACATAAAAGAATACAATACTAAATTTAAGGCAAGGAAATTAAACCCTAACGAAGGCCATAAGTTTTTACCATACATAGTTTTGGTAGTTGATGAATTTGCCGATTTAATAATGACCGCTGGAAAAGAAGTGGAAACTCCTATTGCCCGTTTGGCTCAGTTAGCCAGGGCGGTAGGTATACATCTTATCATAGCTACCCAGCGTCCGTCTGTAAATGTAATAACAGGTATAATCAAAGCCAACTTCCCTGCCAGGGTTGCATTCAGGGTAACTTCTAAAATTGACTCACGGACTATTTTAGATTCACCAGGGGCCGACCAGCTGATAGGCCGGGGTGATATGTTGTATACCCAGGGAAATGATTTAACACGCTTACAATGTGCATTTGTTGATACTCCGGAAGTTTCAAAAATTACTGAATTTATAGGTTCTCAACGAGCTTACCCTGATGCCCATTTATTACCCGAGTATGTAGGTGAAGAGTCTGGCACAGGTATTGATATAGATGTATCCGAAAGAGATGCACTTTTTAATGAAGCTGCCGAAGTTATTGTAGCTGCACAACAGGGTTCTGCTTCTCTTTTACAACGTAAGTTAAAATTAGGATATAACAGGGCGGGGCGATTAATAGATCAACTCGAGGCCGCAGGTATTGTGGGTCCCTTTGAGGGAAGTAAAGCCCGGCAAGTCCTTATTACTGATATGATTCAATTACAACAACTTTTAGAAAACGAAAAAAATAATAATTAA
- a CDS encoding diacylglycerol kinase, whose translation MIKFIFNRIKSIGYAFKGAYLLITTEASIKVQFFIGIIVTIAGFYFHISPTEWVIQILTIAVIMSVEGVNTAIEEIADFIHPDHHKKIGLIKDLAAGAVFITAIAAVIIGCIIYIPKIF comes from the coding sequence ATGATAAAATTTATTTTTAACCGAATTAAAAGCATAGGGTACGCTTTCAAAGGAGCGTACCTTCTTATTACCACCGAAGCCAGCATAAAAGTTCAGTTTTTTATTGGAATTATTGTTACAATTGCAGGCTTCTACTTTCATATCTCACCTACCGAATGGGTGATACAAATACTCACAATAGCTGTGATAATGAGCGTAGAAGGTGTGAATACTGCAATTGAAGAAATTGCAGATTTTATTCATCCTGACCATCACAAAAAAATCGGTTTAATAAAAGACCTCGCAGCCGGGGCTGTTTTTATAACTGCCATAGCAGCAGTAATTATTGGATGTATAATTTATATTCCAAAAATATTTTAA
- a CDS encoding DegT/DnrJ/EryC1/StrS family aminotransferase encodes MPGFELFGDLERKEVNDVLNTGVLMRYGFDNMRQGQWKAKEMEKALCNRMGVKYAQLVSSGTSALTVALASAGVGAGDEVIMPVFTFVASFEAVLSVGAVPVLVNIDDTLTLDIESVKKAITSKTKVIMPVHMCGSMAHLKELKGICEEHELILLEDACQAIGGSYEGKALGSYGDLGCFSFDYVKTITCGEGGAIITNHEKYALNADHYSDHGHDHIGNDRGAEDHPFLGYNFRISELNAAVGIAQLSRLDNFLDVQKRNYTVLKESLSKIPEIAFRKVPEGGIENYSFLSFFLPDEQLAREAHKALSEKGVDGCFYWYDNNWHYIKKWDHLKKHHSLGKLPQEVINQMPDYNAVNFSQSDYWIGRNISVLIKLSWTEEQLYERASKMVKAISDVLSLSHKNI; translated from the coding sequence ATGCCTGGATTTGAATTATTTGGTGATTTGGAAAGAAAAGAAGTAAACGATGTTTTAAATACGGGAGTACTCATGCGCTACGGTTTTGACAATATGAGGCAGGGACAATGGAAAGCCAAAGAAATGGAAAAAGCTCTCTGTAACAGGATGGGAGTTAAATACGCACAACTTGTTAGCAGTGGTACTTCGGCACTTACAGTTGCATTGGCAAGTGCAGGAGTAGGGGCAGGAGATGAGGTTATTATGCCTGTATTTACTTTTGTAGCGAGTTTTGAGGCAGTGTTAAGTGTGGGGGCCGTTCCGGTTTTGGTAAATATTGACGATACCCTGACCTTAGATATAGAATCAGTAAAAAAAGCTATTACTTCAAAAACCAAAGTTATAATGCCGGTTCATATGTGTGGTTCTATGGCACATTTAAAAGAACTAAAAGGTATTTGTGAGGAACATGAACTCATTCTTCTTGAAGATGCATGCCAGGCCATAGGAGGGAGTTATGAAGGAAAAGCTCTGGGAAGTTATGGCGATTTGGGCTGTTTTTCCTTTGATTATGTTAAAACAATTACTTGTGGCGAAGGAGGGGCGATAATAACCAATCATGAAAAGTATGCCTTAAATGCCGATCACTATTCTGACCATGGTCATGACCATATAGGAAATGACAGAGGGGCTGAAGACCACCCCTTTTTAGGATACAATTTCAGAATTTCAGAGTTAAATGCTGCTGTGGGTATTGCACAATTATCCCGGTTGGACAATTTTTTGGATGTTCAGAAAAGAAATTATACAGTTTTAAAAGAATCTTTAAGTAAAATTCCGGAAATCGCCTTCAGAAAAGTACCGGAAGGTGGAATAGAAAATTATTCTTTTTTAAGTTTTTTCCTTCCAGACGAGCAATTGGCCAGAGAGGCTCATAAGGCTTTATCGGAAAAGGGAGTTGACGGATGTTTTTACTGGTATGATAATAACTGGCATTATATTAAAAAGTGGGATCATTTAAAAAAGCACCATTCTTTAGGCAAATTACCTCAGGAGGTTATAAATCAGATGCCGGATTATAATGCTGTGAATTTTTCTCAATCCGATTATTGGATTGGAAGAAACATATCAGTTTTAATAAAATTAAGCTGGACAGAAGAGCAACTTTACGAAAGAGCTTCTAAAATGGTAAAGGCGATATCAGATGTGTTATCCCTTTCCCATAAAAATATCTGA
- a CDS encoding LptF/LptG family permease — MKILDRYILSRFLYNFISSFVILMLIFIFQAIWFFIDELAGKGLDIAIVGKFLFYYSPNLIPNVLPLTILLASIMTFGNFAENYEFAAMKASGISLQRAMKSLIVFILLLSIGTFFFANNVIPAAEYKSYNLRRNIAKLKPALVISEGVFNDIGDLNLKVEDKYGENDKFLKNVIIHMKNTKNENSTVIKSKAGELVSSENSNIIQLILKDGNYYEEVEQKKRKQQTFPHAKAHFETYTMNIDLSELNDVDLEKENISNTYKMLNIQELKYTADSLEKDYSKIVTNFGNSIYIRAANLHEKKDSLFTKKDSITAFEQNVLDMLDKNRELQIIDLALNTIRGAKNTVEGKKYDLKRRAKIINLHKIMMNDKIALALSCIILFFVGAPLGAIIRKGGLGLPIVIAIGLFITYYFIGIFAKNLAEDGSMNPHMSSWISTFILLPLGIYLTRRATADKEIFDIGNVTEKITRLFKKKTKS, encoded by the coding sequence TTGAAAATTTTAGACCGGTATATTCTATCACGTTTCCTGTACAATTTCATCAGTTCATTTGTGATACTGATGTTAATTTTTATTTTTCAGGCCATATGGTTTTTTATTGATGAACTGGCAGGAAAGGGACTGGACATAGCTATTGTGGGGAAATTTTTGTTTTACTACTCCCCTAACCTTATACCCAATGTTTTACCGTTAACCATTTTACTGGCATCAATTATGACTTTTGGCAACTTTGCCGAAAACTATGAGTTTGCTGCCATGAAAGCCTCAGGTATTTCATTGCAAAGAGCTATGAAAAGTTTAATAGTATTTATATTATTGTTAAGTATTGGCACTTTTTTCTTTGCGAATAATGTAATTCCGGCAGCCGAATACAAATCATACAATTTAAGAAGAAATATAGCTAAACTTAAGCCTGCCCTGGTTATTTCGGAAGGTGTTTTTAATGATATCGGCGATTTAAATCTCAAGGTTGAAGACAAATATGGGGAAAATGACAAGTTCTTAAAAAATGTCATTATCCATATGAAAAACACAAAAAATGAAAACAGTACTGTAATTAAATCTAAAGCAGGTGAACTGGTTAGCAGTGAAAACTCAAATATAATTCAGTTAATTCTTAAAGACGGTAATTACTATGAGGAGGTAGAACAAAAAAAGAGAAAACAACAAACTTTTCCTCATGCCAAAGCCCACTTTGAAACTTATACCATGAATATTGACCTTTCCGAATTAAACGATGTAGATTTAGAAAAGGAAAATATTTCAAACACCTATAAAATGCTCAATATCCAAGAGCTTAAATATACTGCAGACTCTCTTGAAAAAGACTATTCTAAAATAGTAACAAATTTTGGCAACAGTATATATATAAGAGCTGCCAACTTACATGAAAAAAAAGATAGCCTGTTTACAAAAAAAGATTCCATTACCGCATTTGAGCAAAATGTTTTGGACATGTTAGACAAAAACCGTGAGCTTCAAATTATAGATCTTGCTTTAAACACAATAAGAGGTGCAAAAAATACGGTTGAAGGAAAAAAATATGACCTTAAAAGAAGAGCCAAAATCATCAATCTGCATAAAATTATGATGAATGATAAAATAGCCCTTGCTTTATCGTGTATAATATTATTTTTTGTAGGTGCACCTTTGGGAGCTATTATAAGAAAAGGAGGGTTAGGCTTACCCATTGTAATTGCAATTGGCTTATTTATAACCTATTACTTCATAGGTATTTTTGCAAAAAATTTAGCTGAAGACGGTAGTATGAATCCACATATGAGCTCCTGGATTTCTACATTCATATTGTTACCATTGGGTATTTATCTAACCCGAAGGGCTACTGCCGATAAAGAAATTTTTGATATAGGAAATGTTACAGAAAAAATTACCCGACTGTTTAAGAAAAAAACAAAATCTTAA
- a CDS encoding LolA family protein — translation MKKIILLCMMIIPVTIFSQSDAKAKALLDEVYKKVSGYENIFVDFKFVLDNTAENIHQETRGDVTLEGDKYLFNYLGATKIFDGKKSYTIIPENEEVVIESNGTDEEESITPSKMLTFYKNGYNYKMDILQNVKGRQIQYVELIPIDTHAEIKKILLGIDIQTKHIYNLIQIGDNKTKTTITVNSFKTNQPLSNSLFTFDEAKYEDEGYYIIRN, via the coding sequence ATGAAAAAAATTATCCTTTTATGTATGATGATAATTCCGGTAACAATATTTTCACAAAGCGATGCCAAAGCAAAAGCATTGTTGGATGAAGTATATAAAAAAGTATCCGGTTATGAAAACATCTTTGTTGACTTTAAATTTGTACTGGATAACACTGCTGAGAATATACACCAGGAAACCCGTGGAGATGTAACTTTAGAAGGAGATAAATATCTTTTTAACTATTTAGGAGCTACTAAAATTTTTGACGGAAAAAAATCGTATACCATAATTCCGGAAAATGAAGAAGTTGTTATTGAGAGTAACGGAACCGATGAAGAAGAAAGTATAACTCCTTCTAAAATGCTTACCTTTTATAAAAACGGTTACAATTATAAAATGGACATTTTACAAAATGTAAAAGGAAGACAAATTCAATATGTGGAATTAATACCTATTGATACCCATGCCGAAATTAAAAAAATACTACTGGGTATAGATATACAAACAAAACACATATACAATCTAATACAAATAGGAGATAATAAAACCAAAACTACCATTACTGTTAATTCTTTTAAAACAAATCAGCCTCTTTCAAATTCGTTGTTTACTTTTGATGAAGCTAAGTATGAAGATGAAGGTTATTATATTATAAGAAACTAA
- a CDS encoding DUF6952 family protein: MKLPIIKHLSNFIQENDQDYVIETIETLEALTEVPSLKDEELDVIGELISNMYGAVEVDKMIKDGMSQKEALNTFMGRVLGSIDN, translated from the coding sequence ATGAAACTACCAATAATTAAACATTTATCGAACTTTATTCAGGAAAACGATCAGGATTACGTCATCGAAACAATTGAAACTCTTGAAGCGTTAACCGAAGTACCTTCATTAAAAGATGAAGAGCTTGATGTAATTGGAGAACTTATTTCCAACATGTATGGTGCAGTAGAAGTAGATAAAATGATAAAAGATGGTATGTCTCAAAAAGAAGCTTTGAATACTTTTATGGGACGTGTATTAGGATCTATTGATAACTAA
- the tpx gene encoding thiol peroxidase, with protein sequence MATVTLKGNKINTSGNLPEVGSKAPGFSLVETNLSSTSLDEFKGSKIVLNIFPSIDTGTCAASVRQFNKEASELENTVVLCISRDTPFALDRFCGAEGLKNVVTLSDFRERDFGKDYGVEFVDGPLAGLLSRAVIIVDEKGTVKYTEQVPEIVDEPNYKAALEALMEE encoded by the coding sequence ATGGCAACAGTAACACTTAAAGGCAACAAAATAAACACATCGGGAAATTTACCTGAAGTTGGTTCAAAAGCACCCGGCTTTTCTTTGGTAGAAACCAACCTCTCTTCCACATCTTTAGATGAATTTAAAGGAAGTAAAATCGTATTAAATATTTTTCCAAGTATTGACACAGGTACATGTGCTGCCAGCGTACGTCAGTTTAATAAAGAAGCCTCCGAATTGGAAAATACGGTAGTTTTATGTATTTCAAGGGATACTCCTTTTGCTCTGGACAGATTTTGCGGAGCCGAAGGACTAAAAAATGTAGTGACACTTTCTGATTTTAGGGAACGCGATTTCGGAAAAGATTACGGGGTTGAATTTGTAGATGGCCCCCTGGCCGGATTATTGAGCAGAGCTGTAATTATAGTTGATGAAAAGGGAACGGTAAAATATACTGAACAAGTACCGGAAATTGTGGACGAACCAAATTATAAAGCTGCATTAGAAGCTTTAATGGAGGAGTAA
- the nhaC gene encoding Na+/H+ antiporter NhaC, translating into MQENTIIENKELNLFEALIPVIILIALLAFNVFVYGDEALSGSNQFILLIGAAVAAIVGFFNKVSYQKMIDEVAENVKSTTGAILILLFVGALAGTWLISGIIPTMIYYGLQILNPTFFLAACVIICALISVATGSSWTTSATVGIALIGIGGALDISLGMTAGAVISGAYFGDKMSPLSDTTNLAPAMAGTDLFTHIRYMALTTVPTIIITIIIFTIIGFTIDTSSTPDTSQLLHSIDEAFNINPLLFVVPAIVIFLIIKKTPPLLALLIGTLLGGIFAIIFQPDIVAHIAGATELTYISAYKGVMNAITIDTTVPTTNEKLNDLFSSGGMAGMLGTIWLILCAMTFGGIMDAIGALSRISKSLLKAFNSVFGLFASTVASCLALNVTASDQYLSIVVPGKMYAKAYADKGLAPENLSRTLEDSGTVTSVLVPWNTCGAYQSGVLGVDTTAYIGYAFFNYLSPFTTLLFAAFHIKIKQFQSKK; encoded by the coding sequence ATGCAAGAAAATACTATTATAGAGAATAAGGAATTAAATCTGTTTGAAGCCTTAATACCTGTTATTATACTAATCGCATTACTTGCATTCAATGTTTTTGTTTACGGGGATGAAGCCTTGAGTGGTTCAAACCAGTTTATTTTATTAATAGGTGCAGCTGTTGCAGCTATTGTGGGTTTTTTTAATAAAGTTTCTTATCAAAAAATGATAGATGAAGTTGCCGAAAATGTTAAATCAACAACCGGGGCTATTTTAATATTACTTTTTGTAGGAGCGCTGGCAGGTACCTGGCTTATTAGCGGTATCATTCCCACCATGATTTATTATGGGTTGCAAATTCTTAATCCTACTTTCTTTCTTGCCGCATGTGTTATTATTTGTGCCCTTATTTCCGTAGCTACGGGTAGCAGCTGGACCACATCGGCTACAGTGGGTATTGCTTTGATAGGAATTGGAGGGGCTTTGGATATTTCTTTAGGGATGACAGCAGGCGCTGTAATATCAGGTGCTTATTTTGGTGATAAAATGTCTCCGCTAAGTGATACTACCAACCTTGCTCCTGCCATGGCCGGTACAGATTTATTTACACATATAAGATATATGGCTTTAACTACCGTTCCCACCATAATAATTACAATAATTATATTTACCATTATAGGTTTTACAATTGATACTTCAAGTACTCCGGATACTTCACAATTACTTCATTCTATAGATGAAGCATTTAACATTAACCCCCTCCTGTTTGTTGTTCCGGCAATTGTAATTTTTTTGATAATCAAAAAAACTCCTCCATTATTAGCTTTATTGATAGGCACACTTTTAGGCGGCATATTTGCCATAATTTTTCAACCGGATATTGTAGCGCATATTGCAGGAGCAACAGAATTGACTTATATATCTGCCTATAAGGGTGTAATGAATGCTATAACAATAGACACAACTGTACCAACAACAAATGAAAAACTTAATGATCTTTTTTCTTCCGGTGGTATGGCCGGTATGTTAGGCACCATCTGGTTAATACTTTGCGCCATGACTTTTGGGGGAATTATGGATGCTATCGGAGCTCTGTCAAGAATAAGCAAATCTCTACTCAAGGCATTTAATTCGGTTTTCGGATTATTTGCCAGTACGGTGGCCAGTTGTTTGGCCTTAAACGTAACGGCATCCGATCAATATTTATCAATTGTGGTACCCGGAAAAATGTATGCAAAAGCATATGCCGACAAAGGTTTAGCTCCCGAAAATTTAAGCCGGACCCTTGAAGATTCAGGGACGGTTACATCTGTATTAGTACCTTGGAATACCTGTGGGGCATACCAAAGTGGTGTACTTGGTGTAGATACTACAGCATATATAGGATATGCGTTTTTTAATTACCTGAGTCCTTTTACCACTTTACTATTTGCAGCATTTCATATAAAAATTAAACAATTTCAATCAAAAAAATAA